Within Alteromonas sp. LMIT006, the genomic segment CATTTTGATGCCTTTGCAAGCTGTTGATAATTTAGTTATGCACTAAACGCTTAACGTAAATATGAGAATCTGCGCGTAAGTCTCCTACTCCAAGAAAACGTCCTTCGCAATACATCCGATACTCACCAATCTCAATTCCACCAGTCAGTCGTTGTGCTTGTCCATATTGTATCCCTACCCGCTGAGCAGGTGTTAATTCACATTTTGGTAAACTTGCAACAGGTGAATCCGCTGGCAATAGGTATTGATCAATGACCTCAAAACGCTCGTCTTTGTGTTCATCTGCGAGTGCCTGCAGCGCATCAAAGGTCAACATTTTCTCCGTCGGATAATCCGCAACACGTGTGCGTCGCAGTTCGGTCACATAAGCACCGCACCCCAAATCCTGCCCAATATCATCGACCAATGACCGAATGTAAGTACCTTTCGAAACTCGCACTGTGAGCGCAAATTCATCATCAGTAATGTCATCTACCGACATATCAAAGATGGTAATTGGACGAGCAGGACGCTCGACTGTGATATCCTGTCTTGCATACCAATACAGAGGTTTGCCTTCATGTTTGAGCGCAGAATACATCGAAGGCACTTGTTCGGAATCACCTAGATAGGCAAGGCATGCTTGTTGGATTTGCTCAGGACCCACTGTCACTGGACGTGTTTCAACCACTTCCCCATCGGCGTCAGAGGTGTCTGTGCGAATGCCTAGCTTAGCACGAACATAATAGGTTTTGTCTGCATCTAACAAATACTGCGAAAACTTAGTCGATTCACCCAAACAAATGGGGAGCATGCCGCTAGCGAGAGGATCAAGGGCGCCAGTATGACCGGCTTTTTTGGCGTTAAAAATGGCTCGAACACGTTGCAAATAGCGATTTGACGATTCACCTAAAGGCTTATCCAATAAAAACACGCCATCAATGGCACGGCCACTTTTGCGACTACGCGCCATGCTTATTCGTCCTCATCCGAATGATTAATATCCTCAGGCTCACCCGATTTTTTAGCATCCTCGCGACGCACTTGAGACACCAAGTTCGAGATGCGCATGCCTTCAGTGATGGAACTGTCCTGAATGAAACGCAATGCTGGAGTATTACGCATTTTGACACGACGTCCTAATAAACCTCGGACAAAACTTTTGCCTTCATCGAGCAGTTTCATTGATGCTTTATTTTTTGCTTCATCCATTTCTAAAAAGGTCACAAACACTTTGGCGTATGCTAAATCTCGTGACACTTCTACACCCGACACCGTTACCATGCCGATTTCAGGTACTTGGTGTTTAAACTCATGGTTAAGGATATTGGCAATCTCTTTGTGAAGTTGTTGCGACACTCGGGCCGTTCTGGAAAATTCTCTAGCCATATTCTTCTCTTAGACAAAAACGGAGGCTGTAGCCTCCGTTGCAATTGTTAACCGTGGTACTTAAATTTCGCGAGCCACTTCGACCACTTCGAATACCTCGATTTGGTCACCCACTTTTACGTCGTTATAATTCTTAACGCCGATACCACATTCAATGCCTTTCTTAACTTCTTGTACATCGTCTTTGAAGCGACGTAATGACTCAAGCTCACCTTCGTAAATAACCACGTTTTCACGTAGTACGCGAATTGGGTTGTTACGCTTGATAATACCCTCTGTTACCATACAGCCTGCAATGGCACCAATCTTAGGCGATTTGAAGACATCACGAACTTCAGCCAAGCCAATGATCTGTTGCTTGAATTCAGGTGAGAGCATACCGCTCATGGCTGCTTTGACTTCATCAATCAGATCATAAATGACCGAGTAATAACGCAAGTCAATTTCTTCTGACTCTAATACGCGACGAGCAGATGCATCAGCACGTACGTTAAAACCAACCACAATCGCACTTGATGCTGCAGCTAAGCTAGCATCCGTTTCAGTAATACCGCCGACACCAGAGCCAACTATGTTGACCTTGACTTCATCTGTAGAAAGTTTGATTAAGCTTTCAGAAATCGCTTCAACTGAACCTTGAACATCCGCTTTTAATACAACATTCAATTCAGATACATCACCTGCTTCCATGTTGGCAAACATATTTTCAAGCTTAGCTTTTTGTTGTTTTGCAAGTTTCAATTCTCGTTGTTTGATCGAACGTTTGGTAGCGACTTCTCGAGCCTTACGTTCATCCTTGACCACCAGCGCATCTTCACCAGCAATTGGAACACCTGAAAGGCCTAATACCTCAACCGGTGTTGATGGACCTGCGGTCTTGATCTCTGCACCGTGTTCATCGCGCATTGCACGAACACGACCATATTCCAAACCACATAACAAAATATCACCAGGGTGGAGTTGACCTTCTTGAACCAACACCGAAGCCACTGGACCACGGCCTTTGTCCAAACGTGATTCGATAACAATACCACGAGCAGGGCCATTATCGACGGCTTGTAAGTCTAGCATTTCAGCTTGCAAACTGATGGCTTCTAGTAACTCATCAACACCTTGACCAGATTTCGCTGATACATGAACGAATTGGTGTTCACCGCCCCACTCCTCTGGAATAACTTCTAGTTGAGATAGTTCTGTTTTGACGCGTTCTGGATCAGCGGCTTCTTTATCAATTTTGTTCACGGCAACAATCAAAGGCACACCAGCAGCGCGAGCGTGCTGTACCGCTTCTTTAGTCTGAGGCATCACACCATCATCGGCAGCCACTACGATAATAACGATATCCGTCGCGGTAGCTCCACGGGCACGCATTGCGGTAAATGCAGCGTGTCCAGGAGTATCTAAAAATGCGATACGACCATTATCTGTTTCTACAGAATATGCACCAATGTGCTGAGTAATACCACCGGCTTCGCCATCGGCTACTTTAGATGCACGAATATAGTCCAGCAAAGATGTTTTACCATGGTCAACGTGTCCCATGATCGTCACTACTGGAGCACGACTCACCTTCTCACCGTTGCCTGATTCAGCAATCAATTCATCTTCTAGTGCGTTCTCATTAACCAATTCATATTTGTGCCCCATTTCTTCGACAACCAACGTTGCGGTATCTTGGTCTAGCACTTGATTAATGGTTGCCATTTCACCCATTTTCATCATGGTTTTAATGACTTCATTTGCTTTAACTGCAAGTTTATTGGCTAACTCACCAACAGTGATAGTTTCGCCAAGTTTAACTACACGCTCTACTGGCGCAGCTGGCTTGTTGAAACCTTGCTTGAGGTTGTCAGCGGCTTTTTTCTTCTTACGACGACGACTGCCACGCTCAATTTGCATGTCTTCTTCGTCTTCCGCTTCTTGCGCATAACGGTTAGAGTGCATATGCACTTCTTCCGCTTCTTGAGCTTTACGTCGTTCTTCTTCTTCTTTCCAACGACGTTCGTTTTCTTCTGCTAGCTTACGTGCCTCTTCAGCCGCTTTCTTAGCATCTTCTTCGAGTTTACGCTGGGCTTCTGCTTCTTGTTGTTTGCGGATCTTTTCAGCTTCTGCACGAGCCGCTTCTTGGGCGGCTACTTCTTCTGGAGAGAGAACCGCTTCTTTTTTCTTGCGTTCTTCAGCTTCTTTCTTCGCTTCAGCAGCGCGTTTTGCTTCTGCTTCTGCAGCCTTGCGACGTGCTTCTTCCGCTTCACGTGCTTTGGCTTCGGCAGCCTTTTTAGCTTCTTCAGCTGCTTTTTGCTCTGCTTCTAATTTAGCTTGTTCTGCTGCTTGACGATCCGCTTCTTCTTTGGCTAAGCGAGCTTCTTCTTCTGGTGAACGCTTAACGAAAGTGCGTTTTTTGCGAACTTCAACTTTGACGTTTTTGGAACGGCCAATATTTAAGGTCGTTGTTTTCTTTCGTGTTAACGTCATTTTCTTCGGGGCAACGTCACCATCGCCACCGTGCTGCTTGCTCAAATGCTCAAGCAGTTTTTTCTTTTCTTCTTCTGTGACGCCTTGACCGATTTGCTTGTCAATGCCAGCATCTTTAAATTGTTGCACGAGTCGATCAACATTGGTGCCGATATCACTTGCTAGTTTTTCTAAGGTTACCTCAGACATATGCTCTCCCCTATGTTGATATATTACTCATCGCCGAACCATTTGATATTACGTGCTGCCATGATTAACGCACCTGCAGAAGCCTCATCAAGCCCCTCAATATCAATAATGTCATCGACACCTTGTTCAGCTAATTCTTCGAGATCGGTTATTTTGAGTTTGGCTAACTCCGCAGCAAGCTCTGCAGTCATGCCTTCAAGGTTTAGTAACTCTTCTTGAGGCTCTAATGATTCTTCATTCGCCAATGCTTTGGTGGTAAGGTAAGCACGTGAACGATTGCGTAATTCCTCGACAATATCTTCGTCAAGGCCGTCGATTTCAAGTAACTCACTGAC encodes:
- the infB gene encoding translation initiation factor IF-2; the protein is MSEVTLEKLASDIGTNVDRLVQQFKDAGIDKQIGQGVTEEEKKKLLEHLSKQHGGDGDVAPKKMTLTRKKTTTLNIGRSKNVKVEVRKKRTFVKRSPEEEARLAKEEADRQAAEQAKLEAEQKAAEEAKKAAEAKAREAEEARRKAAEAEAKRAAEAKKEAEERKKKEAVLSPEEVAAQEAARAEAEKIRKQQEAEAQRKLEEDAKKAAEEARKLAEENERRWKEEEERRKAQEAEEVHMHSNRYAQEAEDEEDMQIERGSRRRKKKKAADNLKQGFNKPAAPVERVVKLGETITVGELANKLAVKANEVIKTMMKMGEMATINQVLDQDTATLVVEEMGHKYELVNENALEDELIAESGNGEKVSRAPVVTIMGHVDHGKTSLLDYIRASKVADGEAGGITQHIGAYSVETDNGRIAFLDTPGHAAFTAMRARGATATDIVIIVVAADDGVMPQTKEAVQHARAAGVPLIVAVNKIDKEAADPERVKTELSQLEVIPEEWGGEHQFVHVSAKSGQGVDELLEAISLQAEMLDLQAVDNGPARGIVIESRLDKGRGPVASVLVQEGQLHPGDILLCGLEYGRVRAMRDEHGAEIKTAGPSTPVEVLGLSGVPIAGEDALVVKDERKAREVATKRSIKQRELKLAKQQKAKLENMFANMEAGDVSELNVVLKADVQGSVEAISESLIKLSTDEVKVNIVGSGVGGITETDASLAAASSAIVVGFNVRADASARRVLESEEIDLRYYSVIYDLIDEVKAAMSGMLSPEFKQQIIGLAEVRDVFKSPKIGAIAGCMVTEGIIKRNNPIRVLRENVVIYEGELESLRRFKDDVQEVKKGIECGIGVKNYNDVKVGDQIEVFEVVEVAREI
- the rbfA gene encoding 30S ribosome-binding factor RbfA, with protein sequence MAREFSRTARVSQQLHKEIANILNHEFKHQVPEIGMVTVSGVEVSRDLAYAKVFVTFLEMDEAKNKASMKLLDEGKSFVRGLLGRRVKMRNTPALRFIQDSSITEGMRISNLVSQVRREDAKKSGEPEDINHSDEDE
- the truB gene encoding tRNA pseudouridine(55) synthase TruB, with the translated sequence MARSRKSGRAIDGVFLLDKPLGESSNRYLQRVRAIFNAKKAGHTGALDPLASGMLPICLGESTKFSQYLLDADKTYYVRAKLGIRTDTSDADGEVVETRPVTVGPEQIQQACLAYLGDSEQVPSMYSALKHEGKPLYWYARQDITVERPARPITIFDMSVDDITDDEFALTVRVSKGTYIRSLVDDIGQDLGCGAYVTELRRTRVADYPTEKMLTFDALQALADEHKDERFEVIDQYLLPADSPVASLPKCELTPAQRVGIQYGQAQRLTGGIEIGEYRMYCEGRFLGVGDLRADSHIYVKRLVHN